A genomic segment from Oncorhynchus keta strain PuntledgeMale-10-30-2019 chromosome 7, Oket_V2, whole genome shotgun sequence encodes:
- the LOC118386291 gene encoding S-formylglutathione hydrolase-like encodes MALIQVSSNKCSSGYQKVFEHDSTELKCKMKVAVYLPPKAENEKCPVFYWLSGLTCTEQNFITKAGSQQAASEHGIIIVAPDTSPRGCNIEGEDESWDFGTGAGFYVNATQEPWKTNYCMYTYVTEELPHLINTNFPADPEKMSISGHSMGGHGALICALKNPGKYKAVSAFAPICNPIQCAWGQKAFSGYLGEDKKTWEAYDATVLAASYSGPQLDILIDQGRDDQFLSASQLLPDNLIAACSEKKIPVVFRLQPGYDHSYFFIYSFITDHIKHHAKFLNA; translated from the exons ATGGCCCTCATCCAAGTGTCATCCAACAAATGCAGTAGCGGCTACCAGAAGGTGTTCGAGCATGACAG CACTGAGCTGAAGTGTAAAATGAAGGTCGCTGTCTACTTGCCTCCTAAAGCTGAGAATGAGAAGTGTCCCGTGTTCTACTGGCTCTCTG GGTTGACATGCACAGAGCAGAACTTCATCACCAAGGCTGGCAGTCAGCAGGCGGCTTCTGAGCACGGAATCATCATCGTCGCCCCAGACACCAGCCCAC GTGGTTGTAACATCGAGGGTGAAGATGAGAGTTGGGACTTTGGCACGGGGGCTGGTTTCTATGTTAACGCCACCCAGGAGCCCTGGAAGACCAACTACTGCATGTACACCTATGTCACCGAGGAG ctccctcatTTGATCAACACTAACTTCCCTGCTGACCCAGAGAAGATGTCCATCTCCGGCCACTCTATGGGGGGACACGGAGCCCTCATCTGCGCCCTGAAGAACCCTGGAAAATACAAG GCTGTTTCTGCATTTGCCCCCATCTGTAACCCCATCCAGTGTGCCTGGGGTCAGAAGGCCTTCTCTGGGTACCTAGGAGAAGACAAGAAGACCTGGGAG GCGTATGATGCCACGGTACTGGCAGCGTCATACTCCGGCCCACAGCTGGACATCCTGATCGACCAGGGTCGTGATGACCAGTTTCTGTCGGCCAGCCAGCTGCTTCCTGACAACTTGATCGCCGCCTGCTCAGAAAAGAAGATTCCTGTTGTGTTCAGGCTGCAGCCG GGCTACGACCACAGCTACTTCTTCATCTATTCCTTCATCACCGACCACATCAAGCACCACGCCAAGTTTCTCAACGCTTAA